In a genomic window of Papilio machaon chromosome 4, ilPapMach1.1, whole genome shotgun sequence:
- the LOC106718385 gene encoding uncharacterized protein LOC106718385, translated as MGDLPYLTCLVLYIFSFQIIATNSRTSNIWKLDVDEGQIIDGSKLPQDETDKSKISEEDAVFNIITSTVYYGNTWTKHGFDMFCTDCQVFDQQRNAMDNVEETPSTESNGDTDEEYLDCGKAVNFTYYDNLVGVARRHRHPNVPEPQVALIFTKKKLYKNGISELDINALERRLKKAKREKPKSVQLYNQIGNFWRIKGDTRQSIECFRRALAVSPYNAEVLLNLARVLFTLQYLDDAIYLTRRSLEVQPPDRSAWQQYFTLGEIFKAYGHYQEAALHLKHTLDLRPDFEPALAALKDIENIPEASVHVYTLLIIVCLVMGVLLVILSSVDNGVEVEEHKTQRHFNRAMAMRSLRGVAMSGSRGRKKGGS; from the exons ATGGGGGACTTGCCTTATTTGACTTGTTTggttttgtacatattttcttttcaaattatagCTACTAATTCTCGCACCTCTAATATTTGGAAATTGGATGTTGATGAAGGACAAATCATTGACGGCAGTAAGTTGCCGCAG GATGAGACAGACAAATCTAAAATATCAGAAGAAGAtgctgtttttaatataattacatcCACTGTGTATTATGGAAATACTTGGACTAAGCATGGCTTTGACATGTTCTGCACAGACTGCCAAGTGTTTGACCAGCaaag gAATGCAATGGATAATGTTGAAGAAACACCTTCAACAGAAAGCAATGGGGACACAGATGAAGAATATTTGGACTGTGGAAAAGCTGTTAACTTCACATATTATGATAATTTGGTTGGGGTTGCAAGACGGCATAGACATCCTAATGTTCCCGAACCACag gtgGCTCTTATATTcacaaagaaaaagttatacaaaaatgGTATATCAGAGCTAGATATAAATGCTTTAGAGAGACGTTTGAAAaaagcgaaaagagaaaaaccaAAGTCTGTTCAACTTTATAACCAGATTGGCAACTTCTGGAGAATTAAAGGCGACACTCGACAATCTATAGAGTGTTTCCGACGTGCGCTTGCAGTCTCGCCTTATAATGCAGAG GTGTTGCTGAACCTAGCAAGGGTCCTGTTCACGCTGCAGTACCTCGACGACGCCATCTACCTGACGAGGCGTTCGCTCGAGGTGCAGCCTCCGGACCGCAGCGCTTGGCAGCAGTACTTCACACTCGGAGAGATATTCAAAGCATATGGACATTATCAA GAGGCAGCTCTACACTTGAAGCACACGCTGGACCTGCGGCCGGACTTTGAGCCGGCGCTGGCAGCGCTCAAAGACATCGAGAACATCCCGGAGGCATCTGTACACGTCTACACACTACTCATCATCGTTTGTCTG GTGATGGGAGTGTTACTCGTGATCCTGTCGTCGGTAGATAACGGTGTGGAGGTGGAGGAGCACAAGACTCAGCGGCACTTCAACAGAGCGATGGCGATGCGCTCGCTGCGAGGTGTGGCCATGTCAGGCTCTCGCGGCAGGAAGAAAGGCGGATCGTAA